A segment of the Gloeocapsa sp. PCC 73106 genome:
TTGACCCGCTGCTTTACGCTGAAAGTAATTATCTAGAGCATCTTGTAATACTCCAGCCAAGTCCGTGCGTCCCATGGGCTCGTTCTCTTGGAAAACTTGAGTTACTTTATCCGCTGTAACATTATCATAGCGTTTAAAGCGACCTGAAAAAACGTAGACAGTGATACCATCTGGATCAAATTCTTCGCATTTTCTTGCCAAGGCTAGGGTAGACTCTTGAACAACGTTCCAACGAGTTTTTCCCCCGGGCTGGTCCGTTATAGACATACTACCGCTTTTATCGATAATCAAAGTATAATCGCGATCTTGCAAAATAGAACCTCCTTTGACCAAAGTAGCAACCTCCGGACTTTGATTTTCTCCCTCAGTTTAAAGTTAAATCAGAAAAAAGTCAGAAAAATACGGATTTTGATCACATTTTATTTAATAGCGCTCAGGGATCCAGTTTCGGGTTTTCAGGGGAGCTTCATCGTCGTAGCTATATTCTAAGGAGCGCTCTGGGAGTTTTACTTTTTCTCTGGGGATTGGTTCGTAGGGAAACAGACTAAGAAAATGAGATAAACAATTTAAACGCGCACGCTTTTTGTCGTT
Coding sequences within it:
- a CDS encoding VWA domain-containing protein gives rise to the protein MLQDRDYTLIIDKSGSMSITDQPGGKTRWNVVQESTLALARKCEEFDPDGITVYVFSGRFKRYDNVTADKVTQVFQENEPMGRTDLAGVLQDALDNYFQRKAAGQAKPNGETIIVITDGEPDDRKAVMRLIIDASRQLERDEELAISLIQVGRDNLATQFLKALDDQLKDAGAKFDIVDTLTVDDMEDLTLAEVLLNAIND